One Euphorbia lathyris chromosome 1, ddEupLath1.1, whole genome shotgun sequence DNA segment encodes these proteins:
- the LOC136227843 gene encoding zinc finger CCCH domain-containing protein 54: MLNTDTKNFYDFGDYAFSGLNITPAQYNTIYDAVYGSDEFRMYAYKIRHCSRTRSHDWTECPFAHRGEKATRRDPRIVAYTAIACPAFRNGNCLRGDACEFAHGVFEYWLHPSRYRTRACNAGRLCTRKVCFFAHTPEQLRSDKKYACPFIYRPMMINGGGDGASPVIRSIGSSSGDLSTSFENLKIVEKSEEIEDLPPLDWIEDLVK, encoded by the coding sequence ATGTTGAATACTGATACCAAAAACTTCTACGACTTTGGTGACTATGCATTTTCAGGTCTCAACATAACTCCAGCTCAATACAACACAATCTACGACGCCGTTTACGGCTCCGATGAATTCCGCATGTACGCCTACAAAATCAGACACTGCAGCCGGACTCGGAGCCATGACTGGACGGAATGCCCATTCGCACACCGTGGAGAGAAGGCCACCCGTCGCGACCCTCGGATAGTGGCTTACACCGCGATCGCGTGCCCGGCGTTTCGGAACGGGAATTGCCTTAGAGGTGACGCATGCGAGTTCGCCCACGGAGTTTTCGAGTACTGGCTTCATCCTTCTCGGTACCGTACACGTGCCTGCAATGCGGGGCGTTTATGTACACGTAAGGTTTGTTTTTTCGCTCATACTCCTGAACAGCTCCGCTCCGACAAGAAATACGCATGTCCTTTTATTTACAGGCCGATGATGATCAACGGTGGTGGTGATGGTGCTTCTCCGGTGATTCGATCGATTGGGAGTAGCTCCGGTGATTTGTCGACGagttttgagaatttgaagattGTAGAGAAGAGTGAAGAAATTGAGGATTTGCCTCCACTTGATTGGATTGAAGATTTGgtaaaatga